The Humulus lupulus chromosome 3, drHumLupu1.1, whole genome shotgun sequence genome window below encodes:
- the LOC133824558 gene encoding uncharacterized protein LOC133824558 isoform X4: MDDFCWGLEKQSSTLGEMRIASMATTSTFSISPLFGFGDGNVYVWSIRSGKEVVVLDFSKVNIIQLMHNKFMNQLQAKTLLKGYLRELRQLYKRTKVRAKISQPAMSTESMKRCVHVWPARLLWLRAFSKWLY; the protein is encoded by the exons ATGGACGACTTTTGTTGGGGTTTAGAGAAACAAAGCTCAACACTTG GAGAGATGAGAATTGCTTCCATGGCCACTACTTCAACTTTTTCAATATCACCGCTTTTTG GTTTTGGTGATGGTAATGTCTATGTTTGGAGCATTAGAAGTGGGAAAGAA GTGGTTGTTCTAGATTTTTCAAAGGTGAATATTATACAACTTATGCATAATAAATTCATGAACCAATTACAG GCTAAAACTCTACTTAAAGGATATTTAAGAGAACTAAGACAATTATATAAGAGAACCAAG gtaagggcaaagataagtcaaccagccatgagtacggagagcatgaagcggtgcgtacatgtttggcctgcccgactgctttggttgaggGCATTttctaaatggctgtattaa
- the LOC133824558 gene encoding uncharacterized protein LOC133824558 isoform X6, whose product MDDFCWGLEKQSSTLGEMRIASMATTSTFSISPLFGFGDGNVYVWSIRSGKEVVVLDFSKVNIIQLMHNKFMNQLQENTSMASSLGTYFLSQNFLIFLDVLIVYRLKLYLKDI is encoded by the exons ATGGACGACTTTTGTTGGGGTTTAGAGAAACAAAGCTCAACACTTG GAGAGATGAGAATTGCTTCCATGGCCACTACTTCAACTTTTTCAATATCACCGCTTTTTG GTTTTGGTGATGGTAATGTCTATGTTTGGAGCATTAGAAGTGGGAAAGAA GTGGTTGTTCTAGATTTTTCAAAGGTGAATATTATACAACTTATGCATAATAAATTCATGAACCAATTACAG GAAAATACAAGTATGGCTAGCTCTCTTGGAACATATTTCTTATCCCAAAATTTCTTGATCTTTTTAGATGTGCTTATAGTCTATAG GCTAAAACTCTACTTAAAGGATATTTAA